The following are encoded together in the Corticium candelabrum chromosome 1, ooCorCand1.1, whole genome shotgun sequence genome:
- the LOC134186289 gene encoding uncharacterized protein LOC134186289: MNAQAKNNDWLPHLQLDRGDELRLLGGQWLYDTHISAAQRLLRDQFPTIDGLNSPLVGMSPGGFTAATNGAVQIHNNEQHHWLTSTAGVIESCAHVYVYDSLSSGSLGRALRRQLVDMYRLLADKDGKIDVAIKAVQQQLRGEGNCGPFAVAFATALCHGIDPSTVSFSERSLRKHLHFCFQSGTLTCFPQVSRTTRSTEVKTAINIHCLCYLHLPGKQMVQCDDCENWYHLDCVSSSSNGVASAAKISQQPTWHCRECTKRQN, from the coding sequence ATGAACGCCCAAGCAAAGAACAACGATTGGTTACCTCATCTTCAGCTTGACAGAGGAGATGAACTGAGGTTGCTAGGTGGGCAATGGCTCtatgacacacacatttcAGCTGCACAACGTCTACTAAGGGATCAGTTTCCTACAATTGATGGACTAAATTCTCCTCTGGTGGGAATGTCTCCTGGGGGATTTACAGCAGCCACAAACGGTGCCGTTCAGATACACAACAACGAACAGCATCATTGGCTCACCTCCACTGCAGGAGTTATAGAAAGCTGTGCCCATGTATACGTATATGACAGTCTGTCATCGGGTAGTCTAGGACGTGCCCTTCGTAGGCAGCTTGTTGATATGTACAGGCTTCTGGCTGACAAGGATGGCAAAATTGATGTAGCCATCAAAGCAGTGCAGCAGCAGTTACGTGGGGAGGGAAACTGTGGCCCCTTTGCTGTGGCTTTTGCTACAGCATTGTGTCATGGAATTGATCCCAGTACTGTATCTTTCTCTGAGCGTTCTCTAAGAAAACACCTGCACTTCTGTTTTCAGTCAGGTACTCTCACTTGCTTTCCTCAAGTTAGCCGTACAACAAGATCTACTGAAGTAAAGACGGCAATCAACATCCATTGTCTGTGCTACTTGCACCTTCCTGGGAAGCAAATGGTCCAGTGTGATGACTGTGAGAACTGGTATCACCTGGACTGCGTTAGTTCATCTTCAAACGGTGTGGCGAGTGCGGCCAAAATTTCCCAACAACCAACTTGGCACTGTCGAGAgtgcacaaagagacagaactAA
- the LOC134177890 gene encoding uncharacterized protein LOC134177890 has protein sequence MCCVEISISLLTPGPTQTVSSSPPVIVPSPTPSVDVSPSVSAVPSPEIAPTQTISSVPFIIVPPHPSPLVDVSSSSVSVVPLPRVSSPPPVIVPPPSSSVDLSPTVSAVPSPTISPTQTISSVLSVIVPPPPPPSAGISRSVIVVLSPTVSSPPPVIVPPPTPAVDVSPSVSAVSSPKIAPTQTISSVPFMIVPPHPPPLVDVSSSISVVPLPTVSSPSLVIVSPPSSVDVSPTVSAVPSPTIAPTQTISSVRSVIVMPHPPSSADVSRSVIVVLSPTIVLQTVYQMSALLELTSVSSGLLTSATVPTVHVTPTPCHLINCPVLHRLMHGSMSTNNSVCNTTVHFGCDDCYFLVGHSNLTCQPNGEWDGNPPSCEVGHCPELVSPYSGSLSTTETSCNTTVGIVCDECYESRIDYFSCLPGFYWDYDIPTCEFVYCPSLMTPYDVVKSSDDTGCGVEVLFSCIEGFMLSGNSSLVCMTNGMWNGVTPQCKDVDECLEFPCNNDGTCHNTIGSFSCICTAYFLGPLCDEDAGNLYSYGPSQNDFVLPPLDDFSLGPIPINIECFPFGQVHQHQSVYISSNGLISFDQPFADPFPRVFPGFTFTSVVAPYWSDVDLRRDGDVYYNVYRDVDSTYIQRATADVRMFSKYHSFTAVWVLVATWVQVPNFPDGSPNYFDHLSTQRNTFQVVIATDGSQAFAIFNYPIDGLQWSGRGASAVVGYTTFDSNFFHSHFLSGFPDVVDIDSKLFPSNTGHIGRLFYQLSEDINICSSNSVCLKWAREDSDRDQFLPWQFFLPPCPCSFFQASRDFRYQVSSVTATSICYASTFPVAFGSQVKCCYTFSFFGGGFFGGGSLVVGFPQGGTTNRYHSRFFPFLHEQHDIQPYRDCCVNADLCHLYYQRRPSQNCFGYFPPFWAWFWGDPHISTLDGKQYTFNGLGEYILLKTANETFMLEGRTRLVENSTATVFSAFAAAELNKSSELSEFHLKSSVVDTELTNENTLQVMACCYIEDDLSSSSPTFDKSGWRDITNDFNDLDNVTQLALDNVVLTRPDNKSIVAAFVSGISVTVEVKKASLSVVFAAPDSFKGDTQGLLGKWDGDKSNDLAARNGTVIHINSTDRAIHSVSQTWQVDEAESLFYYGEGSGLSTFSRPDHIPVFSDEALERYTPEQRAACNDDPQCLFDTAETGDPEIGQETLVTNTQLLEQSASLMNFPPTLNGSNVLNATIGELVTYTFIGSDSDTFNVTLDGILPPSSDYTFTRTGDEFNFTWTPTSSEVVSLVFIANDTTGLSSQLQPLVRLCACRLEKNATCVISDASGGENLFVLEDCECGIGWQGKFCGVDINACLTSNCPHGTNCTDRRAPDTGFDCGSCTPGLEVVDGKCEDIDECINDTLNNCQHSCVNQVPSFSCECRTGFTLQDDGVNCSDVNECENGNPCHQVCNNVPGSFQCDCFNGFLLLSADNITCAPEEVCMTREADCEQVCSRNKSSGVETCSCNQGYQLDSNDRNCSDINECNENLDNCDQTCVNTNGSFTCQGNIGYILESDRHTCTDINECLEDPCTNITGQQCSNLPGSFNCSCPLGTEVIGSACKLADDCASGPCLNDGECFDGLGMFTCLCSSGYTGVVCDKELNECDSNPCQNNGTCTDQFDKFKCDCIPGYEGDSCERETDECGSSPCQNGATCVDAFLSFTCNCTVGYEGIMCETNIDKCMSLPCRNGAMCEDGVNGYNCTCVPGFTGVLCETEVNECDSSPCQNNATCIDQVNKYDCRCMAGYTGQQCETEIDECASNPCQNGGTCTDLLDSYTCNCIEGYIGLDCETDFNECESNPCFNSGVCVDHVNSFDCTCASRFSGSFCQIAPNRTVPCTDEFESGDCDDVVTCAEAAFPCSYSYFTEFLLPLCKLQDSASTAMGWSTAASSCLMEQIHDYFTSNYISQPSSTECIEFQRFMFHSQQQCLNFSLCSSNISRFDADIVSSVFNSLSPLRDANIEQMLQLIDSCPGDGVDLLADSLRDKGFVICVVVELLAGEDEEAIAETVRSRLSNLVASVTGRVSNVTSFDSNACPALPSDNNSRRRRSIVDDDMVRIRRNTGTVAPSNTTVQLAFLSSGDNAVSLSTLCDNTSTVGNASLGCSVCGNGVLNVANESCDDGNEMSGDGCSSDCVIERGYDCNVNVVSSVCINKTCGDDIRVSGEECDNGNRRGCSNCLIVQGFECSDVFYESSVCFSCGNQIVEELEQCDNGLSSAIDGCNNTCSVDLLWDCTSVIDEESVCEHVAVDFNVADVTTLNPPVIDFVAAGAVLFLVQEVGQLDSSRFGDTDWKSIEVDMSIPSSSNISFENIDYLRDQTVLQQRITTSDFFALNNSIVEDQSVADVSLGERHKRFVRLNKPANLTHVLLSLVFHHSTANVQGEFRYVNLTVVDIFDDRSPTVMITLRYIGSNDSSPVSIAENATIVLTQSVSASSPMIVLSSSPPPVDVSPSVMVIPSATIISQTVSSLLSAILLPILSPSVRLSATVEPVTSLQVVMKVSTEIFSTSTTTQTLTSFEPAPVSSALLTSSIIPTVHVAPTLCHLINCPVLNYPMHGSMSTNNSVCINTTVHFDCDDCYFLVGQSNLSCQPNGEWDGNPPSCEVVYCPSLMTPYNGTKNSEDTRCGVRVEFSCNENFTLSGKSSLVCLTNGMWDGIPPQCDALPETVAPTLSEGGPALTTAEIIGLIISVVGVVILIIVIILYCRMCKRNIKVKPSSDNDLAPQPGKASTDPTQTHAE, from the exons atgtgttgtgtagaAATTTCAATATCTTTACTAACACCAGGTCCAACACAGACAGTATCTTCATCGCCACCAGTAATTGTGCCTTCTCCTactccatctgttgatgtatCACCATCGGTCAGTGCAGTTCCTTCACCAGAAATTGCTCCGACACAGACAATATCTTCAGTACCATTTATAATTGTGCCGCCACATCCTTCTCCATTAGTGGAtgtatcatcatcatcagtcaGCGTTGTTCCTTTACCAAGAGTATCTTCACCTCCACCTGTAATTGTTCCACCACCGTCTTCATCAGTTGATTTATCACCAACAGTCAGTGCGGTTCCTTCACCGACAATTTCTCCAACACAGACAATATCTTCAGTGCTATCTGTAATTgtgccaccaccaccacctccatCTGCTGGTATATCACGATCAGTCATTGTAGTTCTTTCACCAACAGTATCTTCACCTCCACCTGTAATTGTGCCTCCTCCTACTCCAGCTGTTGATGTATCACCATCGGTCAGTGCAGTTTCTTCACCAAAAATTGCTCCGACACAGACAATATCTTCAGTACCATTTATGATTGTGCCGCCACATCCTCCTCCATTAGTGGATGTATCATCATCAATCAGCGTTGTTCCTTTACCAACAGTATCTTCACCTTCACTTGTAATTGTTTCACCACcttcatctgttgatgtaTCACCAACAGTCAGTGCGGTTCCTTCACCGACAATTGCTCCAACACAGACAATATCTTCAGTACGATCTGTAATTGTGATGCCACATCCTCCTTCATCTGCGGATGTATCACGATCGGTCATTGTAGTTCTTTCACCAACGATTGTTCTGCAGACAGTTTATCAAATGTCGGCTTTATTGGAACTCACTTCAGTTTCTTCAGGTTTACTTACATCAGCTACAGTACCAACAGTtcatgttacaccaactccATGTCACT TGATTAATTGCCCTGTGCTGCATCGTCTCATGCATGGCAGTATGTCTACTAACAACAGTGTTTGCAATACAACTGTGCACTTTGGTTGCGACGATTGCTACTTTCTTGTTGGTCACTCAAACTTAACCTGCCAGCCAAATGGAGAGTGGGATGGAAATCCACCTTCTTGTGAAG TTGGTCACTGTCCAGAATTAGTTTCTCCTTACAGTGGGTCATTATCAACAACCGAGACATCATGCAATACAACCGTAGGCATTGTGTGTGATGAATGCTATGAGTCTAGGATCGATTATTTTTCCTGTTTGCCTGGTTTTTATTGGGACTATGACATTCCTACTTGTGAAT TTGTCTACTGCCCATCGTTAATGACACCGTATGATGTAGTAAAAAGTTCTGATGATACTGGGTGTGGTGTAGAAGTTCTTTTCAGTTGCATTGAAGGCTTTATGTTATCAGGGAACTCTTCTTTGGTTTGTATGACAAATGGAATGTGGAATGGTGTTACTCCGCAGTGCAAAG ATGTGGATGAATGTTTGGAGTTTCCTTGTAACAATGACGGTACCTGTCACAACACGATTGGTAGTTTTAGCTGCATATGTACTGCATACTTTTTGGGGCCTTTATGCGATGAAG ATGCTGGTAATCTGTACTCATACGGTCCATCTCAGAATGACTTTGTTCTTCCTCCTCTTGATGACTTTTCTCTTGGTCCGATACCTATTAATATTGAGTGCTTTCCATTTGGTCAAGTGCACCAGCACCAATCAGTCTAT atttCGTCAAACGGGCTCATCTCATTTGATCAACCGTTTGCTGATCCATTTCCTCGTGTGTTTCCTGGTTTTACGTTTACATCTGTGGTGGCACCTTATTGGTCGGATGTTGACTTGCGAAGAGATGGCGATGTGTACTATAATGTATATAGAGATGTTGACTCTACATACATTCAAAGAGCTACAGCTGATGTTCGGATGTTTAGCAAGTATCACTCATTTACAGCAGTATGGGTATTGGTTGCCACGTGGGTTCAAGTTCCTAATTTTCCTGATGGATCTCCTAACTATTTTGATCATCTTTCGACTCAA CGTAACACGTTTCAGGTTGTCATAGCAACAGATGGTAGCCAGGCatttgcaattttcaattatCCTATTGATGGTCTGCAGTGGTCTGGTCGTGGGGCATCAGCTGTAGTTGGTTACACCACATTTGACAGCAACTTTTTTCACAGTCACTTTTTGTCTGGATTTCCGGATGTTGTAGACATTGATTCAAAATTGTTTCCATCCAATACAGGACACATAGGCCGATTGTTTTATCAACTCAGTGAGGATATCAACATTTGCTCTTCTAATTCAGTTTGTCTCAAGTGGGCTAGAGAGGATAGTGATCGTGATCAATTCCTTCCATGGCAGTTCTTTCTTCCACCATGTCCTTGCTCATTTTTTCAAGCCAGCAGAGATTTCAGATATCAAGTGTCTTCTGTAACAGCAACATCTATCTGCTATGCGTCTACTTTTCCTGTAGCATTTGGCTCTCAAGTTAAATGCTGCTATACATTTTCCTTTTTTGGTGGTGGTTTTTTTGGTGGTGGTTCTTTAGTAGTAGGCTTTCCACAAGGTGGCACAACTAACCGATATCACTCACGGTTTTTTCCTTTTCTCCATGAGCAACATGATATTCAACCATACAGAGACTGCTGTGTCAATGCTGATCTTTGTCATCTTTATTATCAACGTCGACCCTCTCAAAACTGCTTTGGCTATTTCCCACCATTTTGGG ctTGGTTTTGGGGCGACCCACACATTAGTACTTTGGATGGAAAACAGTACACATTTAATGGTCTTGGTGAATATATTCTGTTGAAGACTGCTAATGAAACCTTTATGTTGGAAGGCCGCACTCGCTTGGTGGAGAACTCCACTGCCACTGTATTTTCTGCTTTCGCTGCGGCTGAGTTGAACAAGAGCAGTGAGTTGAGTGAATTCCATTTGAAGTCGAGTGTTGTTGACACTGAACTAACTAATGAAAACACTTTGCAAGTAATGGCCTGCTGCTACATAGAGGATGATTTGTCTTCTAGTTCTCCTACATTTGATAAGAGCGGTTGGcgtgacatcacaaatgaCTTTAATGACCTTGATAATGTCACTCAGTTGGCACTGGACAATGTTGTATTGACACGACCGGATAACAAAAGCATAGTAGCTGCATTTGTTTCTGGGATTTCTGTGACAGTGGAGGTAAAGAAAGCTTCGTTGAGTGTAGTTTTTGCAGCTCCTGACTCATTCAAAGGAGATACACAAGGTTTGCTGGGCAAGTGGGATGGTGACAAATCAAATGATCTTGCTGCACGGAATGGAACAGTTATACACATTAACTCAACTGATCGAGCTATTCACAGTGTTTCACAGACTT GGCAAGTGGATGAAGCTGAATCTTTATTTTACTATGGTGAAGGCAGTGGCTTGTCTACTTTTTCAAGACCTGATCACATTCCTGTGTTTTCTGATGAAGCTCTTGAGCGATACACACCTGAGCAACGAGCAGCTTGCAATGATGACCCTCAATGTCTTTTTGACACGGCTGAAACAGGTGATCCAGAAATAGGTCAGGAAACACTTGTTACCAACACGCAGCTACTCGAACAGTCAGCATCTCTCA TGAACTTTCCTCCAACTCTGAATGGCAGTAATGTTTTGAATGCAACCATCGGCGAGTTAGTGACATACACATTTATCGGATCAGACAGCGATACATTCAATGTGACATTAGACGGTATTCTTCCTCCATCATCAGATTACACATTCACAAGAACTGGGGATGAGTTCAATTTTACATGGACACCAACATCATCTGAAgttgtgtctcttgtgtttATTGCCAATGATACAACTGGCTTGAGCAGTCAACTTCAGCCACTCGTtcgtttgtgtgcttgtcgATTGGAGAAGAATGCTACATGTGTGATATCTGACGCAAGTGGAGGTGAAAATCTGTTTGTGCTTGAGGACTGTGAATGTGGCATTGGGTGGCAAGGAAAATTTTGTGGTGTGGATATCAATGCATGTTTGACATCCAACTGTCCTCATGGCACCAACTGTACTGATCGACGTGCACCAGACACTGGTTTTGACTGTGGGTCATGTACTCCAGGACTTGAAGTGGTAGATGGGAAATGTGAAG ACATTGATGAGTGCATAAACGATACACTGAACAACTGTCAACATTCATGTGTCAATCAAGTACCATCTTTTAGTTGCGAGTGTCGCACAGGGTTCACCTTACAAGATGATGGTGTCAACTGTTCAG ATGTCAATGAGTGTGAAAATGGCAACCCATGCCATCAAGTTTGTAACAACGTACCAGGTTCTTTTCAGTGTGATTGTTTCAATggatttcttcttctttctgctGATAACATCACTTGCGCAC CTGAAGAAGTATGTATGACGAGAGAAGCAGATTGTGAGCAGGTGTGCTCTCGAAATAAGAGTAGTGGGGTTGAAACCTGCAGTTGCAATCAAGGTTATCAGCTTGATTCTAATGATCGCAACTGTTCTG ATATTAATGAATGCAACGAGAATTTGGATAACTGTGATCAAACATGTGTGAACACAAATGGATCGTTTACTTGCCAGGGTAATATTGGCTATATACTAGAATCTGATCGACACACTTGTACAG atatcaatgaatgtTTGGAGGATCCATGCACTAATATTACTGGACAGCAGTGCAGCAACTTGCCTGGCTCGTTTAATTGTTCATGTCCACTTGGCACTGAAGTTATCGGTAGTGCTTGCAAAC TTGCTGACGATTGTGCTTCTGGTCCATGTCTAAATGATGGTGAATGCTTTGATGGTCTGGGCATGTTCACGTGTCTGTGTAGCTCTGGCTACACAGGAGTTGTGTGCGATAAAG AGCTAAATGAATGTGACTCAAATCCGTGTCAGAACAACGGAACCTGTACTGATCAGTTTGACAAGTTTAAATGTGATTGTATCCCAGGTTATGAAGGAGACTCATGTGAGAGAG AAACAGATGAGTGTGGATCGTCGCCTTGTCAAAATGGAGCAACATGTGTAGATGCTTTCCTCAGCTTCACATGCAACTGTACTGTTGGATATGAGGGAATTATGTGTGAAACAA ATATCGACAAGTGCATGTCTCTGCCATGTCGGAATGGAGCCATGTGTGAGGATGGTGTCAATGGCTATAATTGTACGTGTGTGCCAGGCTTCACTGGTGTGTTATGTGAAACAG AAGTGAATGAATGTGATTCATCACCATGTCAAAACAATGCTACATGCATTGATCAAGTGAATAAATATGATTGTCGATGTATGGCTGGTTATACAGGACAGCAGTGCGAAACAG AAATTGATGAATGTGCTTCAAATCCTTGTCAGAATGGCGGTACTTGCACAGATCTACTGGATAGCTATACATGTAACTGTATCGAAGGCTACATTGGACTAGACTGTGAAACCG ATTTTAATGAATGTGAAAGCAATCCATGTTTCAATAGTGGAGTTTGCGTGGACcatgtcaatagttttgattGTACCTGTGCAAGTAGATTCAGTGGATCATTTTGTCAAATTG CACCAAACAGAACTGTTCCTTGCACTGATGAATTTGAGTCGGGAGACTGTGATGATGTTGTTACTTGTGCTGAGGCTGCTTTTCCTTGCTCCTATTCATACTTTACTGAGTTCCTCTTGCCATTGTGCAAGTTACAGGACAGCGCATCAACTGCAATGGGATGGTCAACGGCAGCCAGCTCATGCTTGATGGAACAAATACATGATTACTTTACCTCAAACTACATCAGTCAACCATCATCCACAGAGTGTATTGAGTTTCAACGGTTTATGTTTCATTCACAGCAACAATGTCTCAATTTTTCTCTGTGCAGTAGCAACATTAGCCGTTTTGATGCAGATATTGTGTCAAGTGTGTTTAATAGCCTTTCTCCCCTTCGTGATGCAAACATAGAACAGATGTTGCAACTCATCGATTCTTGCCCAGGAGATGGTGTTGACTTACTTGCTGATAGTTTGAGGGATAAAGGCTTTGTTATCTGTGTAGTGGTTGAATTGTTAGCAGGTGAAGATGAGGAAGCTATAGCAGAAACTGTTCGCTCCAGACTTTCGAACCTCGTTGCATCAGTGACAGGACGTGTTAGTAATGTTACATCTTTTGATTCTAATGCGTGTCCAGCATTGCCTTCTGACAACAACAGCCGGAGACGTCGAAGCATAGTTGACGATGACATGGTACGAATTCGAAGGAATACAGGAACAGTTGCTCCTTCCAATACTACTGTTCAGCTGGCATTTTTGAGTAGTGGCGATAATGCTGTCAGTTTGTCAACATTATGTGACAATACATCAACTGTGGGTAATGCAAGTCTGGGTTGTTCAGTGTGTGGTAATGGTGTGTTAAATGTTGCTAATGAGAGCTGTGACGATGGAAATGAAATGTCTGGTGATGGTTGCTCTAGTGATTGTGTCATTGAGCGAGGTTATGATTGTAACGTCAATGTGGTATCTAGTGTTTGCATAAACAAGACTTGTGGTGATGATATTCGTGTGTCTGGAGAGGAGTGTGACAATGGGAATCGTCGTGGATGTTctaattgtttaattgttcAAGGGTTTGAGTGCTCTGACGTATTCTACGAAAGTAGCGTGTGCTTCAGTTGTGGCAATCAAATAGTGGAAGAGTTAGAGCAGTGTGACAATGGACTCAGTAGTGCTATTGATGGTTGTAACAATACCTGCTCTGTTGATCTTCTTTGGGACTGTACATCTGTGATTGATGAGGAAAGTGTTTGTGAACACGTTGCTGTCGACTTCAATGTTGCCGATGTCACAACTTTGAATCCTCCAGTCATTGACTTTGTTGCTGCTGGTGCCGTACTGTTTTTAGTACAGGAAGTTGGACAACTGGATAGTAGTCGTTTCGGTGATACG GACTGGAAGAGTATAGAAGTTGATATGTCTATTCCATCATCTTCTAACATCTCCTTTGAAAAT ATTGATTATTTACGAGATCAAACAGTTCTTCAACAAAGGATAACAACTTCTGACTTCTTTGCATTAAATAATTCCATTGTAGAGGATCAAAGTGTTGCTGATGTCAGTTTAGGAGA GAGACACAAAAGATTTGTGCGTTTGAATAAGCCTGCTAATCTTACTCACGTGTTACTATCTTTGGTGTTTCATCATTCTACTGCAAACGTTCAGGGAGAATTTAG GTATGTTAATTTGACAGTTGTGGATATTTTTGATGATCGATCTCCAACAGTTATGATCACTTTGAGATATATTGGTTCAAATGATAGCTCACCAGTCAGTATTGCTG AGAATGCAACAATTGTTCTAACACAGTCAGTATCTGCATCTTCACCTATGATTGTTTTATCATCTTCTCCTCCACCTGTGGatgtatcaccatcagtcatgGTAATTCCTTCAGCAACAATCATCTCACAGACAGTTTCTTCTCTACTTTCTGCAATTTTATTGCCTATTCTGTCTCCATCTGTACGGTTATCTGCTACCGTTGAACCAGTGACATCATTGCAAGTAGTAATGAAAGTCTCTACTGAAATATTCAGTACCAGTACTACCACTCAAACATTAACTTCATTTGAACCCGCACCAGTTTCTTCAGCTTTACTTACATCTTCTATAATACCAACGGTTCATGTTGCACCAACTTTGTGTCATT TGATTAATTGCCCTGTGCTGAATTATCCCATGCATGGCAGTATGTCTACTAACAACAGTGTTTGTATAAACACAACTGTACACTTTGATTGTGATGATTGCTACTTTCTTGTTGGTCAGTCAAACTTATCTTGTCAGCCAAATGGAGAGTGGGATGGAAATCCACCTTCTTGTGAAG TGGTCTATTGCCCATCGTTGATGACACCATACAATGGTACAAAGAACTCTGAGGACACTAGGTGTGGTGTAAGGGTTGAGTTCAGTTGCAATGAAAACTTCACATTATCAGGGAAGTCTTCTTTGGTTTGCTTGACGAATGGAATGTGGGATGGCATTCCTCCACAATGCGACG CTTTACCTGAAACAGTAGCCCCTACACTCTCAGAAGGAGGTCCTGCTCTAACAACTGCTGAAATCATTGGTCTCATTATTAGTGTTGTTGGAGTTGTCATTCTCATCATAGTCATTATTTTATACTGCAG AATGTGTAAAAGAAATATCAAAGTGAAGCCATCAAGTGATAATGATCTGGCACCACAACCAGGAAAAGCTTCTACTGATcctacacagacacatgctgaATGA